The following are encoded together in the Oceanobacillus zhaokaii genome:
- the atpG gene encoding ATP synthase F1 subunit gamma — protein MASLRDIKTRIDSTKKTKQITGAMELVSASKMSRAERNAKGYVPYSEKIQEVVANIANSSIDVSHPMLRKREVKKTGYLVITSDKGLVGGYNSHILKKLNQAISERHGSKDEFTIIVMGRKGYEYCKKRDLPVSKSILGVADQPVFADIKDIAQETVQMFIDEEIDELNIVYNHYISAISQEPTMKKLLPIEDLHEHGSTTSDYEFEPGRDEILQVLLPQYAESLIFGALLDGKASEHAASMTAMRSATDNAGELIDDLSLTYNRARQAAITQEITEISGGVAALE, from the coding sequence TTGGCATCACTAAGAGATATTAAAACGCGAATCGACTCAACGAAAAAGACAAAGCAAATTACTGGCGCGATGGAGCTTGTATCTGCATCGAAAATGAGCAGGGCTGAACGGAATGCAAAGGGCTATGTGCCATATAGCGAAAAAATCCAGGAAGTTGTCGCGAATATTGCGAATTCCAGTATTGATGTATCCCATCCTATGTTAAGAAAGCGCGAAGTTAAAAAGACAGGATATCTTGTCATCACTTCTGATAAAGGATTGGTCGGAGGATATAATAGCCACATTCTAAAGAAACTGAATCAAGCTATATCGGAACGCCACGGGTCAAAGGATGAATTTACGATCATTGTGATGGGACGAAAAGGATATGAATATTGTAAAAAACGCGACTTACCGGTTTCTAAAAGCATTTTAGGTGTAGCTGATCAACCAGTATTTGCTGATATTAAAGACATTGCACAAGAAACAGTACAAATGTTTATCGATGAAGAGATTGATGAGTTAAACATTGTTTACAATCATTACATAAGTGCAATTTCTCAAGAGCCAACAATGAAGAAATTGTTGCCAATTGAGGATTTGCATGAGCATGGAAGTACAACAAGTGATTATGAATTCGAACCAGGCCGTGATGAAATCTTGCAAGTTTTATTACCGCAATATGCGGAAAGTCTTATATTCGGTGCATTACTGGATGGTAAAGCAAGTGAGCATGCAGCTAGTATGACGGCGATGCGTAGTGCAACTGATAATGCGGGAGAACTTATCGACGACTTATCATTGACCTATAACCGTGCACGTCAAGCGGCGATTACACAAGAAATAACAGAAATAAGTGGTGGAGTAGCAGCGCTTGAATAG